A section of the Rhipicephalus sanguineus isolate Rsan-2018 chromosome 11, BIME_Rsan_1.4, whole genome shotgun sequence genome encodes:
- the LOC119373979 gene encoding SERTA domain-containing protein 2, with amino-acid sequence MGVEVSPLHALRFKSAAAPIAPPFHVSAMFSEAQPRGIKRKAHSLDDFSDGGGLDEEDDDEEEDSSSSSSCSSASSTTGGGSSGEDARSSYSRRQHVVFNMSICKLARFRQAPDPSLLRSVLVCNTLRALERDMRPPRGPEPATLPTAAAASPHHPHHPHHHHHSPHHHHHHHLHGATANGGLGAGHHHLPPHQPYGAATPFHNGGYGDDYDRSCPPPGDSGRLTPFVRSPAEPPVSGPPPTPLWTDEDRLPSLNWSSVLNFGSGAPVTPPAPTVAEPVSSASACGIVDPGCGNGGANGSAPLYTLLPAHNSPAAAMVVTSSSASSSVLQTSPSSSSSSLASNSNSSGASSSSDEIFGDIDLSLYDFDLLSPLSPPHVKLAPVSAEDLMRSLAASQQQAADCVVTTTAVSPSAATCQLVASSGQQVSFGYKGLMCSAEDHVATVMS; translated from the coding sequence AGTGCAGCAGCTCCCATTGCACCGCCTTTCCATGTGAGCGCCATGTTCTCAGAGGCGCAGCCACGCGGAATCAAGCGCAAGGCGCACTCGCTCGATGACTTCTCCGACGGCGGTGGCCTcgacgaagaggacgacgacgaagaggaGGACTCTAGCTCCTCAAGCTCCTGCTCGTCGGCCAGCTCTACCACTGGTGGCGGCTCGTCGGGTGAGGACGCCCGCTCGTCGTACTCGCGCCGCCAGCACGTGGTGTTCAACATGAGCATCTGCAAGCTGGCCCGCTTCCGACAGGCGCCCGACCCCAGCCTCCTCCGCTCGGTACTCGTGTGCAACACGCTGCGGGCGCTCGAGCGGGACATGAGGCCGCCTAGGGGTCCCGAGCCGGCGACGCTTCCCACGGCGGCTGCCGCCTCGCCCCATCACCCCCACCACCCCCATCACCACCATCATTCgcctcaccaccaccaccaccaccacttgcACGGCGCCACCGCCAACGGTGGGCTCGGCGCCGGTCACCACCACCTACCGCCGCATCAGCCGTACGGCGCCGCTACGCCCTTCCACAACGGCGGCTACGGCGACGACTACGATCGGTCGTGCCCTCCTCCTGGAGACAGCGGCCGCTTGACGCCCTTTGTCCGGTCTCCCGCCGAGCCGCCAGTTTCCGGACCCCCTCCCACACCCCTGTGGACTGACGAGGACCGGTTACCGAGCCTCAACTGGAGCTCGGTACTCAACTTCGGCAGCGGCGCTCCCGTCACGCCGCCGGCACCCACGGTGGCCGAACCGGTGTCCTCGGCGTCGGCGTGTGGCATCGTCGACCCCGGGTGCGGCAACGGCGGCGCCAATGGTTCCGCGCCTCTCTACACCCTGCTGCCGGCGCACAACTCTCCTGCAGCCGCCATGGTGGTcacttcctcgtcggcttcttcCTCGGTACTGCAGACGAGTCCTTCCTCTTCCTCGTCGTCGCTGGccagcaacagcaacagcagtgGTGCGAGCAGCAGCAGCGATGAGATCTTCGGCGATATCGACCTGTCCCTGTACGACTTCGATCTGCTCTCGCCACTCTCGCCGCCGCACGTCAAGCTTGCGCCGGTCAGCGCCGAGGACCTGATGCGGTCGCTGGCCGCGTCGCAGCAACAGGCGGCCGACTGCGTGGTCACAACCACGGCCGtgtcgccgtcggcagccacctGTCAGCTGGTGGCCTCTTCGGGCCAGCAGGTCAGTTTCGGCTACAAGGGACTCATGTGCTCCGCCGAGGACCACGTGGCCACCGTCATGTCCTGA